The Carassius gibelio isolate Cgi1373 ecotype wild population from Czech Republic chromosome A1, carGib1.2-hapl.c, whole genome shotgun sequence region atatatttcataatttgacaattttttttctgtttttgattgaataaatacagccttggtgagcaaaagagttttttttttttcaaaaacattaaacatcttCCAGACCCCAAACTCTTAAACAGAAATTTCCCATAATTCTTTGTGTCAGCACATTACTGATAAAACATCAGTTTCAAATCTAATGCATGCCACTTTATATCATGCTAGACTTAAAAAAGCTTCCTGTGTTTGTCAGGAAGTAAAAAGAGCAGCCAAGTTCATTTTATCCAGACCAAAATCACATTATAATTATGATTTCCGCATATCTGTGAACATCCCAGGAGGACTTTAATGTTTTTAGGTCCAGTTAGTCTGAAAAACCGGGGTGGGTCCACACAAAAGTGTGtatcatatattatttaattgGCAAATTCAGACTCTAGATGTTTACATTTCAGCATCAGATGGTGATTATTTGCCTTTCATCCCACTTCCTGTCTACCTGGTTCTCTTGACGGAGctgctccatctctctctccttctgtcgGATCTCTCCGTTTTGTTCTTCAGTGCTGTTCTGGATGCGGTTGAGCTCCACACACTGCTGGGAATAACGCTCGGACAGACCGTCCAACTCCTGCTGCAGAGAGAGCGACTCGCGcctgacagacacacagagacatgctCAGATTAACTGAATTACTGATAGAACAATTGATTCTCTCAGTGAGACTCTTGTCAACCACAAACTGTCTTTTAAACACCTGACACTTTTCAGAGTAAAAGAAGCTCTTGTGTTCTGATTCTCCGCCGTGAGAGAGGAATCACAGATGAGAGCAATATATTTTCTGATTTTTTGAGAACTTAAATTCATACCAAACTCTTCAAAGATGCCTGTAATGAATCTACCACACAGCAAACATTTTAACTGATAAATTAAAAAACGTTATCAGCAGAACCCAAACTCCATAGAGTAGCTATATACcacttaaccctataaagcctactgtaccatatttgatgaataaaggcTCTAATCTATCATCACGACAAAAATTGGGCTGAAAAACCcacaatctactacatgccttctgttgtttgtttgatagtttatacttttttagTAAGGCCTTTAAGTGTTATTATATACAAGCGTCCACCTTCAGGTCATAGTTCATATGTTGCTCTTGATTATCTGGCTAAATAGGCGAGAAGTGTAAATGTTGGCGTACAGCTGTTGTCTGATCGAGGGGTCTTTGGTCTCTGCTCCTCCATGACTCCTCAGCTTCTCAATCTCCTCCTGATGAGCTTTCCTCAGAGCCTCCATCGCTGCGGGATCGAGGACGAAAAGTATGATGAGAAGCTTAGTAGTTGAAATTATGGATAAAAGTCACTGAAATCTCATCTAATCTTGAAtaaaaatcagtgttattttaggatcgttgatatactattatatattttttgttaaaattttgaatcaaaaatatgattttgacattttttgtttTCACTTGGATttaagcttaatattttttaattttgtgtgttttatcatctgctttagtttttagttttttaaataagtttacatagttcatattcattttaatttattagttttagtttatactctgcaataaacactgcaaattaaactaaacaaaattttTTGAAATTTAGCCTTGGCAacattaagtattttattttattttattttacattttatgtaatatattttttagattttagttttagttaacattaacacaaacttaatttaatcactaaataattaataattttaatcaaaatatatatatatatttctaaagaaGTCTCCTAtgttcactaaggctgcatttatttgatcaaatttaaagtaaaaacatgcatattgtgtattattattatgtaacttATTGCTGTGAtgcacatcattcctccagtcttcagtgtcacatgatcttcataaatcaatctaatatgctgatttgcagctcaagactcatttctggttattatcaaagttaaaaatagttgtgctgcttcatatttttgtggaaaacatattacatttttttcaagattcttgatgaatagaaagttcaaaagaacagcatttatttgaaatagaaatcttttgtaacattataaatgactttactgtcacttttgatcaaatgaatgcatttctttcttaAAGCATTATCTTACTTTTCTTAGACCCTAGTGTCACTGTTGTTCTGCGGCTCACACTGACCTTGGACTGCGTTCTTGGCTTCCTCCTGCAGCAGTCTTTGTTTCTCTGTCTCAATCTCTCTGCAGTCTCTCTCGTGCTCGTCGTGTATCTTCTGAAGTCTCTCTCTGTGCTCTTTCTCCATCTGCTCCAGTTTCAGAGCACAGGGCGCATCAGGACCGCAGACACTGGCCCGCACACGGACCTGACGAAGAGCCTCGATCTGCTGCCTCAGAGACACCACCTGACCAACGCAATGCatccagatcacacacacacacatgcagagatgATGCACATTAAATGGTCCTGGACCAACAAGGATGTCATGCTCGTCTAAATCCACAAACACACCTCTCGCTGAAGCACCTCATTTGTCGTTTGCAGATTCTGGGAACCAACCGGTGACCTCTTTTCTACGATTGGAAGCTGCTCAAAGTCCGTCCACTTCTTCTCGACATCTGGCCCCATCTGAGTATCAGGAACCTGCACAGAACTTACGACCCCCTTCTTCAACTCAGCCCTGTCCCAGGGGTCTTCGCCCTCCCTGTTGCAAACTCTCTCCTGAAAGCACTTGGTCTGTTCCTCCAGACGTCTTTCGAGCTCTCGGTCGCGCCCCTCGCCCGCCTCCCGCTGGTTGGCTAACACTGAGGACCCTGTGTTGGGTTCATCCTGATACGGACCGCCGACATCTGACCCCGGCTCATGGGGTGCGGGAGAGGTTCGG contains the following coding sequences:
- the LOC128019984 gene encoding TRIO and F-actin-binding protein isoform X2, whose product is MQLDLLSCKKGWMYMLDEDVEWRKHWFVVSDSALRYYRDSEAEERNEADGEICLRHCLRVEEFDADKNYGLQLHMRDGAVTLSAMTSRIRRNWIDTLRSRVSFRNSAESVRHPDISDRENSSSQNAPPRTSPAPHEPGSDVGGPYQDEPNTGSSVLANQREAGEGRDRELERRLEEQTKCFQERVCNREGEDPWDRAELKKGVVSSVQVPDTQMGPDVEKKWTDFEQLPIVEKRSPVGSQNLQTTNEVLQREVVSLRQQIEALRQVRVRASVCGPDAPCALKLEQMEKEHRERLQKIHDEHERDCREIETEKQRLLQEEAKNAVQAMEALRKAHQEEIEKLRSHGGAETKDPSIRQQLRESLSLQQELDGLSERYSQQCVELNRIQNSTEEQNGEIRQKEREMEQLRQENQELQAHLTEEISLMRSFITGQRSGVVPLSSYERSTSELEMLLKVKESEVEFLHKEISCLRKEVQTLTKENEVLSERYKQVYVELTELRGRSERDINALKEHLKLTNAALEEGRLLANSTDQ
- the LOC128019984 gene encoding TRIO and F-actin-binding protein isoform X1, translating into MSLDLLSCKKGWMYMLDEDVEWRKHWFVVSDSALRYYRDSEAEERNEADGEICLRHCLRVEEFDADKNYGLQLHMRDGAVTLSAMTSRIRRNWIDTLRSRVSFRNSAESVRHPDISDRENSSSQNAPPRTSPAPHEPGSDVGGPYQDEPNTGSSVLANQREAGEGRDRELERRLEEQTKCFQERVCNREGEDPWDRAELKKGVVSSVQVPDTQMGPDVEKKWTDFEQLPIVEKRSPVGSQNLQTTNEVLQREVVSLRQQIEALRQVRVRASVCGPDAPCALKLEQMEKEHRERLQKIHDEHERDCREIETEKQRLLQEEAKNAVQAMEALRKAHQEEIEKLRSHGGAETKDPSIRQQLRESLSLQQELDGLSERYSQQCVELNRIQNSTEEQNGEIRQKEREMEQLRQENQELQAHLTEEISLMRSFITGQRSGVVPLSSYERSTSELEMLLKVKESEVEFLHKEISCLRKEVQTLTKENEVLSERYKQVYVELTELRGRSERDINALKEHLKLTNAALEEGRLLANSTDQ